From the Perca flavescens isolate YP-PL-M2 chromosome 21, PFLA_1.0, whole genome shotgun sequence genome, one window contains:
- the wfikkn2b gene encoding WAP, Kazal, immunoglobulin, Kunitz and NTR domain-containing protein 2, protein MWWMLFPRWIWFLACLSVWMEHQVGVLPHITYSHPGICPNDMNPNLWVDAMSTCTRECESDQECESFEKCCQNVCGNRSCVAARYLHGEKGPMGMPKEATCTSFMCTQQGSECDIWDGQPVCKCRDRCEREPHFTCASDGMTYYNKCYMDAEACSKGITLAVVTCRFHLTWPNTSPSLPQATTLRPTTAPLQATIPPPTEPQTPVVVSSPAHQTVNAGDTASFLCDVTGRPRPDITWEKQLPEGVERVAMRPNHVRVNMVVTNIGQLVIYNAQPHDSGVYTCTAQNPSGSVQANHPLTVLPTEPPKTPEPKNVTRCLPEECLKPPDNPEDCGSEMEKVSWYYEPKTNNCFSFTHCHINSNSQQPRKVLETYEECMQCCGPELSGPCGLPSLQGSCKAYEPRWAYSSTLRQCQSFIYGGCEGNDNNFESKEACEEICPYPKNHHCKACKPRGKIVTSFCRSDFVILGRMTELTEEKDSGHALVTVEEILKDEKMGLRFFGKEPLEVTFLNMDWNCPCPNITGAAAEGQVIIMGNVSDGMAVLQPESYVGAFSPRRVRKLKEVISKNTCDILKAITNSPQKG, encoded by the exons ATGTGGTGGATGCTGTTTCCACGGTGGATCTGGTTCCTGGCGTGTTTGTCAGTGTGGATGGAGCACCAGGTCGGAGTTTTGCCCCACATCACCTATTCACACCCGGGGATCTGCCCCAATGACATGAACCCCAACCTGTGGGTGGATGCCATGAGCACCTGCACACGAGAGTGTGAATCTGATCAG GAGTGTGAGTCCTTTGAGAAGTGTTGCCAAAATGTGTGTGGGAATCGGAGCTGTGTGGCAGCCCGTTACCTGCACGGGGAGAAAGGCCCCATGGGAATGCCCAAGGAAGCCACGTGCACCAGTTTCATGTGCACCCAGCAGGGGTCTGAGTGCGACATCTGGGATGGCCAGCCGGTGTGTAAGTGCCGGGACCGCTGCGAGAGGGAGCCGCACTTCACCTGCGCGTCTGATGGCATGACCTACTACAACAAGTGCTACATGGACGCAGAGGCCTGCTCCAAGGGCATCACCCTGGCTGTTGTCACCTGCCGCTTCCACCTCACCTGGCCCAACACCAGCCCCTCGCTGCCCCAGGCCACCACTCTCCGCCCGACCACTGCTCCTCTTCAGGCGACTATCCCACCTCCCACTGAGCCTCAGACACCCGTCGTGGTCAGCAGCCCCGCCCACCAGACTGTTAATGCGGGTGACACAGCCAGCTTCCTGTGTGACGTGACGGGGCGACCCCGGCCTGACATCACCTGGGAGAAGCAGCTGCCAGAGGGGGTGGAGAGGGTAGCCATGAGGCCCAATCATGTGCGAGTGAACATGGTGGTCACTAACATCGGTCAGCTGGTCATCTACAACGCCCAGCCGCATGACTCAGGCGTCTACACCTGCACCGCTCAGAACCCATCTGGCTCAGTGCAGGCCAACCACCCACTGACTGTGCTTCCCACAGAGCCACCCAAGACCCCCGAGCCCAAGAATGTGACCCGCTGCCTGCCTGAGGAGTGTCTGAAGCCCCCTGATAACCCAGAGGATTGCGGTAGCGAGATGGAGAAAGTCAGCTGGTACTACGAGCCGAAGACCAACAACTGCTTCTCCTTTACCCACTGCCACATCAACAGCAACAGCCAGCAGCCCAGGAAGGTGCTCGAGACGTACGAGGAGTGCATGCAGTGCTGCGGTCCCGAGCTTTCGGGCCCCTGCGGGCTCCCCAGCCTGCAGGGCTCCTGTAAGGCCTACGAGCCACGCTGGGCCTACAGCAGCACCCTGCGGCAGTGTCAGTCCTTCATCTACGGAGGGTGCGAGGGCAACGACAACAACTTTGAATCTAAAGAAGCCTGCGAGGAGATTTGCCCCTACCCGAAAAACCACCACTGCAAGGCCTGCAAACCGAGAGGCAAGATAGTGACGAGCTTCTGCCGAAGCGACTTTGTTATCCTGGGCCGAATGACGGAGCTCACAGAGGAGAAGGACTCGGGCCATGCCCTGGTGACTGTggaagagatcctgaaggatgAGAAGATGGGTCTCCGCTTCTTTGGCAAGGAGCCTCTGGAGGTCACTTTCCTCAATATGGACTGGAATTGCCCGTGCCCGAACATCACAGGTGCTGCTGCTGAGGGACAGGTCATCATTATGGGCAACGTGAGCGACGGCATGGCCGTCCTTCAGCCGGAGAGCTATGTGGGGGCTTTCAGCCCTCGCCGTGTACGGAAGCTGAAAGAGGTCATCTCCAAAAACACGTGTGACATTCTCAAAGCGATCACCAACAGCCCTCAAAAGGGTTAG